In a genomic window of Acidimicrobiales bacterium:
- a CDS encoding sarcosine oxidase subunit delta — MIVVPCPNCGPRNSGDLRNCGELMARPDPSTTSLVEWREYLYMRENPAGWVTETWYCRGGCRRYFTIERNTATNEIRGQEAS; from the coding sequence ATGATCGTTGTTCCATGTCCAAACTGTGGTCCCCGGAACTCCGGCGACCTCCGGAACTGCGGCGAGCTGATGGCCCGCCCCGATCCCTCGACGACATCGCTGGTCGAGTGGCGTGAATACCTCTACATGAGGGAGAACCCCGCGGGCTGGGTCACCGAGACCTGGTACTGCCGGGGCGGATGCCGCCGGTACTTCACCATCGAGCGCAACACCGCTACCAACGAGATCCGCGGTCAGGAGGCGTCATGA